The window CCTTGAAGAAATCATACTGACTTTCTAAAAATCATAACGAATGATGGCATGCACAGCCAATATTTAATTGAATTTGCTAGCCCTGATCACTTAATTCAGTTGCTACCAAACATCTGTCCCCAAGAGCATTTCATTTCAGAGGACAGTTCATCCCCAAGGACAGTTTATCCTCAAGGCCCACTAAGGATCATCCGGTGACTATAACAAGAACTTGTTCTATTTTCAGTCCAATGGGTAACGATGAGAGCAAGTCCTCAGGGGACGGTCACAGTGGCTCCAGTGGTTCCTACCCTCCAGCAAACTTCCCCAACCTCTGCAAGAAAGATTCAGCCAAGGCTTGGACACTGTATCATCAGTGTTCATTGGAGCAGTGGAAACAAGGCCATTCAGGTCAGGGTTTTAAACCTTTCTCTGGTCGGTCACGGCCAAAACAACCACTTGATTGCCAAACAACTCATTCGCTTACTTTGCTGATAGATATAGAATGCTCTGTTACAAATTTGTTAAAAGGAGGTGAAATGTTGGCATTGCGAATGATGCTTAGTAAACCCTTTGGCTTCCGAGTTGTTAAAATGGGGTACAACTTTCATCAAGCTGTATGTCGATTCAGTTAATGACAAAAGAACCTAAGACATTATCATGAAAGTTTTCTGATTTGTTGATCGAAAGTCTTGTTTCATAATAATATCTGTCCTATCTGTCCATGCTATTGAGAAAAACTCCTGTTTTACTGAATTAAAGTCTTTCCTTTCTTCTTGCAGATGCGGCCGGTTTCCGGGAGACAGTGCTCAACTGTGATGGCATCGTGTATAAAGACTGTAGTCCAGCATTTTGTATGAGCCGTCAAggcatcatcaacatcaacaaatcaTCCTCCATCTTCAGTTTTAGAAAACGTTGTAAATTTACAAAGATGGCCGAACATTTTGAATACAACCACATCCCTGCTCAACTTTCATCAATTCAGAATTTCCATGTGAAGAGTGTCCTGTGTTATCGTGATAACTTGGTTGTGTTACATTTAGTGCGCAATCTGATGACACAGTTTGGACTACTCGATTTGAAAATGAATAAGTTCCTCGGAATATTCGGGAGGCAAAGCGTTGAGTTTTTCAACGAGGCGATATTTGGTGAGATGAGTCCTGACGAGACGAAGTGTTTAATCCTAATCCCACCAGAGAAGGCAAACACTGGTGGGAATTACTACAACTACCTTCTGAAACTTTATGATCTGCCATGCAAGCAGTTGCTCACCGAAGTGCAACTTGGATATGACTTGTGCCATTTCGCGTTCGATCCACGTTTCGCGTCAAGCCGTATTACGGTGACGAACTTTGAGCCGAACCAAATGAACAGTCTAAGTCTTGTGAAACCAGGGACTTGGGAGGTTCTCAGATCAAACCATCGCGTCAATGATACGATGCGCGGGACATTATATCCGTATTTAAAAGATCTGAAATTTACACCAGATGGATCCTTAATCGTTGCCACTTTAATCGAAACTGGTTGTACTTGTCGAGACCGTAAGACACGGAACTACCGACCACTTAATTGTAGTATCTATGTCTTCAATGCAGACACCGTGGAGACGCTCCACTGCATCCAGTATCAGCGATTCACATGCGGCCAGCACATGTGTCCCATCAACTACACACCAGTGTTCTCAACATGTGGGAACCGGATGGCCGTCATAGTGAATGTCCAGGGTATGCCAACCTGCCATTTCGTACAAGTCTACAAGTTGCCATCTCCGTTGAACATGCAGAGCATGTGTCGTGTTGTCATCTGCCAGAACTTCAACCCAGAGGAGATTCCCGACCTGATGCTGCCTCCGAAACTCATCaactacttactctttaaaccAGAGTTCAACTAAACATCTTCTCTACTGGGATCACCAGGCTTTTGTAAACCAGGTTGTAGTATGGTAGAATTGCTGATGTGAAGACACCCAATGAATCGACGAATGTTGTCCTTCTGAAGGTGGTCTAGATTACTATGGTCTAATGTCAAGGCCAGATGCACCAGCTTAGGCTGGTGAAAGGGACAAAAAGTTGTTGTCTGAAAAAATGGTTGCAGTATTTTGCAGCTTGACAACCAGTCATTTCTTCCAGTCGTTGCAGAGATTATGTGAAAACTTCACGTTGGGAAATAAGTTTAGCTCTTAATTTTTTGCCATGATACACTTTTAAAGATGGCGAAACGTTCGAAGAAGATGGCGTTTTGTGGATTGAATTACATTGTATTGAACAATGTATAAACGATTTATTAATTTATAAACCAGGATTACAACCTGGATATGTATTGCTGTAACCAGTGTCAGAACTACATACTATTAGTCTTGTAGGTTGAATGTACAATGATATGTACTGTAAAGTAAGTGGTCGCGATCGTTTCATTTTCACGATGTGGAAGGCAGATGCGAACATTAAACTTGCCAAAATTTCTACTCCAATGCAATAACTATAGTTTTTTCGCTGGAAATGTGAATTGCGTCAACAGAAAATGGCTTACTTGAAAATATCTAAATGTATGATTCTTCATTGGTAAGTTTGGTCCACTTAGTGTAGAGTTGTCAGTTGATGTCGTTGTCTTGACGCCAGTGTACAGGAATTGGGGGGAATCTTATCGGGATGATTAGGGGTTCAACTTCTCATCAGGTGACAGTTGTGGGACCCTTGATGGTTTAAATAGACTCAGCATAGTGCTGGCAGTTCCTGTTTGTATCTGGCTTATATTCTAGTCATATGTATCTATTATAATACTAATTTCAATTGAAGTGAGGGTGCTATTATATTGTAACtcagtgatttca is drawn from Lineus longissimus chromosome 1, tnLinLong1.2, whole genome shotgun sequence and contains these coding sequences:
- the LOC135495434 gene encoding uncharacterized protein LOC135495434 isoform X1; translation: MERIHQSLLACWAPSSDQHILCPMGNDESKSSGDGHSGSSGSYPPANFPNLCKKDSAKAWTLYHQCSLEQWKQGHSDAAGFRETVLNCDGIVYKDCSPAFCMSRQGIININKSSSIFSFRKRCKFTKMAEHFEYNHIPAQLSSIQNFHVKSVLCYRDNLVVLHLVRNLMTQFGLLDLKMNKFLGIFGRQSVEFFNEAIFGEMSPDETKCLILIPPEKANTGGNYYNYLLKLYDLPCKQLLTEVQLGYDLCHFAFDPRFASSRITVTNFEPNQMNSLSLVKPGTWEVLRSNHRVNDTMRGTLYPYLKDLKFTPDGSLIVATLIETGCTCRDRKTRNYRPLNCSIYVFNADTVETLHCIQYQRFTCGQHMCPINYTPVFSTCGNRMAVIVNVQGMPTCHFVQVYKLPSPLNMQSMCRVVICQNFNPEEIPDLMLPPKLINYLLFKPEFN
- the LOC135495434 gene encoding uncharacterized protein LOC135495434 isoform X2, with the protein product MGNDESKSSGDGHSGSSGSYPPANFPNLCKKDSAKAWTLYHQCSLEQWKQGHSDAAGFRETVLNCDGIVYKDCSPAFCMSRQGIININKSSSIFSFRKRCKFTKMAEHFEYNHIPAQLSSIQNFHVKSVLCYRDNLVVLHLVRNLMTQFGLLDLKMNKFLGIFGRQSVEFFNEAIFGEMSPDETKCLILIPPEKANTGGNYYNYLLKLYDLPCKQLLTEVQLGYDLCHFAFDPRFASSRITVTNFEPNQMNSLSLVKPGTWEVLRSNHRVNDTMRGTLYPYLKDLKFTPDGSLIVATLIETGCTCRDRKTRNYRPLNCSIYVFNADTVETLHCIQYQRFTCGQHMCPINYTPVFSTCGNRMAVIVNVQGMPTCHFVQVYKLPSPLNMQSMCRVVICQNFNPEEIPDLMLPPKLINYLLFKPEFN